The window CGTCTGGATCCGCATGGGCTCCCACTCGTGCCCCAGCCGACGGAGCATCGCGATGACCCATTGGTACGTCCTGGTCCTGACTTATCCACAGCGATCCATCGAACTGACGACCCCGGACTAGAACTGGCATCCGGCGTTGAAGCTGAGCATCGCGCTCCAGGTCAGTTGGCTGGCCCTGCTGGGGCCCTTTGCGTCCGCGGTCGCCAACCCGGCCTTTGTGCTGATGGCCAAGTCCTTCCAACAAGGCGTGGTGGAGACCAGTTATGGTAAGATCGGAGCCGGCGATCAAAGAGTGGTGCTGACCCGATCCTTCTAGAGCTGACGCTGTATCTCGTCTTTGCCGGTATTGGCCCGCTGCTGATTGTGCCTTTGGCCCGGCAATATGGACGTCGGCCCGTCTACCTGGCGGGCAACCTGCTCGCGGCCGTCACCAGCATCGCCGCTGGGTACTGTGAAACCTGGGCCGGCATCATGGTCACACGAGTCTTCAACgggctcggcggcggctccGTCATGGCCATGGGTGCAGCGGTCATCTGTGACCTGTACTTCCAGCATCAGCGTGGTGTCTTCATGGGCATTTACACGCTGTGTCTGACTAGCGGTGCTCATGTATGGAGATCCTTTTTCCAACCATCGATATCATAGCTAACTGTCAGCGTATTTAGTTTGCTCCGCTGGTCGGAGGCTTCGTGGCCAATTCCCTCGGTTGGCGTGCCTGCTTCTACATCCCCGGCTATATCCAACTGGGCACCTTCGTCCTCTCCGTGTTCTGTCTACCGGAGACGCTCTACTCCGAGGGCCGTGAAGAGCCGTATCGGGAGCAATCCTATGTTCAGAACATCTCGTTTACCCGCAGCCGTGTTCCCGCTGGCCTCCCGCGCATCCGAGACTTCGTCCGACCGTTTGAGATGCTACGGCTGCTGCCGATCCTCTTGCCAGCGATCTTGTACATGACCTGCTTCGGCTACGGCACCGTTCTCTTTGCTCTGACGGGAGCCCAGCTGTTCACCTCGATCTACGGTTTCACCACGCCGCAGACTGGCCTGATGCTGAGCATTCCTCTCCTCATCGGCGGCCTGATCGGTGAGCTCAGCGCTGGGTGGGTGACGGATTGGCTGTCCAACCGACATGCCCAGAAGAACAACGGCGAGCGCCTTCCCGAGGCACGGCTGAATGCCATCTGGGGAGCCTTGCTGGTTCCGGTGggcatcatcatcgaggGCGTGTGCCTGTCGCACCCGGAGACGGCGCACTGGGTGGGCAGCGCCTTCGGCATGGGAATCGCCAACATGGGTCTTCAGAtcacgacgacgacgatctATGCCTATGCGACCGATGTATGTTGGCCCCCATCAACCTGTCGAAGCCATGCTAACCTTCTCAGTGCTACAAACCGCAAAGCGTGGAGATTTCCACCATCTTCAACGCCTTCCGGCAGATCTTCTCCTGTCTGATCTCCTTCTACGCGTGAGTTCTGTCCCCATCTGCGTCAAGCGAGTCCACTAATTCCTGATTGTTAGACTCCCTTTTGCCGAACGTATTGGCATCCAGTATGCCTGGCTGACCTTGGCCCTGattgtggtggtgctgctggtgccggtgctgATGCTGAAGGTGTATGGCTCACGCTGGCGGACTCTGCCGTCGCAGACGCCGCCGGAACAAGCCGAGGATCATCGATAGGGAGAACTAGGAATCGACTGGAGGACGCTGAGTGTATATAATTAATTCAACTCATCAATTCATTCGGGTTGCACATAATAATGCCTGACGTATCTCTGCCAATTAATCCCTAGATGGACCAACTAAATCGCCCGCCCACCGCCgacgaaaaaaaaaagctgCCCTAGTGACTTCGTCTTCTTTCACCCCCAGCAATGCCCGTGAGTCCCTGCCCCCCACAGCAGACTgactctctctctctctctctctctctctttctctctaactctttctctcttcctaCCTTCTAGCTTGTCATCCTGACCGGCTACCCATGCTCCGGCCTGAGCCACCGCGCCCGCCAGCTAGCGTCGCTACTCGACAAGGCGCAGGATGAGCTCTTTGCGTCTACCTCGTGCCCGCTGAAATCGCGATTCAAAGTGCACGTCGTTCCCTCGCATGATGCGTCACATCCACGCACCGTCTATGACCATGCCCGCACCGAGAAAGAAGCCCGCGGCGTCGCATACGCCCGGGCAAAGCGCGTCCTGGCTCGCGACAGTATCGTCATCCTTGACGGGATGAACTACATCAAGGGCTGGCGGTATCAGCTGTGGTGTgaggccaaggctgccaGTACCACCTGCTGTGTGGTATGTGTTCATTTCggccttgggcttcttgaGTGCTGACTAGAGATTCAAACAAGGTCCACGTCGGCACTCCCGTCGACCAATGCGTTGCGAACAATGACTCTCGATTACGACAGACTGCGCAGCAACCACAATTGAACGATAAACCTACCACTACTGCAGAAGGCGCGCcagccgaagacgacgaagagcCTTACCCCCCCGACctgctcaacaacctcatctTTCGCTACGAAGAGCCCAGCACACATAGCCGATGGGACAAGCCACTCTTCACGGTACCATGGTCGGATCCCGAGCCACCGGTGGCAGACATTTTCCACGCTCTCACGGGAGTGCAGTTGCCCTCGGCGCACACAGAAGCGGAGGAGTCGCAGATATCAAATCTGGCAGAAACGCTCGCATCGTCGACCATCTCGGAAACCGCCAGTATAGCAACAGGAACAAGGACGGTTGGGCGCGGCGGGGGCGTATCGACACGACCGAAGGTCGTCCAGCACCAAGCAACGGCGCAGGCAGCGGCGACAGACCCGAGCGCGCTGTACGCAATGGAGAAGCGGACCTCGAGTATTGTGGCCGCCCTTCGCACGTTCACGCAGTCGCACCCGTCCGCCGAGGCAGCCTTGGCGCAGAGCTCGAACAACAAAGGGATCTCCATCACTGTACCCGATGCGTCCATCCCCGTCTTCATCCCGGCCCACGTCGCCACGGCCGGTACGACGAACGAACTGGCAGGCGCGGGAGGTATCTTAACCCTTCCACGACTGCAGCGCCTGCGTCGGCAGTGGATCAGCTTGAACCGCGCTTATAttggtcatggccatggcgtAGGGCAGGGTGGTCTGACGGCGGACCAGATTGGGGATGCGTTTGTGCGTTTCCTCAATGCGGATCTCAGTGGCGAAGCCAACGAGAATGTTGCTGCTTAGAGGCTtgcttgttttgtttgggGATTGCAGGTGTATATAGAGCAAGGATTTACGACAGACATGACGAGACAATAAACATGGACTGAATGACTTTAAACCCAACGCTCTTTCTTTCGCTATTTAAAACGGGGAGAGGAAAGAACGCACTCGATGCGAAAACAAATAATTttgtccaagaagaaacaagatATACTCtatagaaagaaaaacaacaAATATCCAGATCCCTGGTCCTCTATTTCTTTCCTCCACCCTCACACGTTTTTTAGGGTGGCCGACCTGATGGCCGGTGCCAATCAAGACCCTGCAGCCCCGAGCCCTTTTTCTGAGGAAGCCGATTGGGTTAATTTACATATACACTGTTTAATCCAGAGGCCGCGTAGAATCCGCATGGGCAGAGACCTCCGCCAGGCAAGCCACTTGCATCTGGATTGATCACAAATGCCACGCAGCCAGGGCTTGCTCCTCGGGCATCCTTTGGGGCTGCGACCATATTTGGCTCTGTCGGGTGGAACCTGGACTGTGGCATATCAATCGGTTCAAAATGGACCTTTCTGCCCTTTGGAGTTTGCGGAGTGAAATGATATCTTCTCAAGCTTGCTGCTGGTGCAAGCAGGCCCTTCTGAGAACCGTTGAGCCCTTTGGATGATACCATGTCATAAGAGGCAACAGCTCTATGACCGTTCACGCAGATGGGGATGCATTCGCCGGCTGTGGCATGGTGTGACTGGCCTCAATGTGACGGTAGTTCAGTCCGAGGGTAAACAGTTCCTGAAGGCTAGCATTGACCTTATCATGCATGGTGGTATCCTGCGGCGTGATACTGCCCAGTTCCTCCAGCAGACGGGAGCGGCAATTGTAATAGCTGCGCTCAGCGTTTTGTAGCCGATGTCCCTGATGGGCTGAGCTTTGATTGGCCTTGAAAGAAGTAGCCTGGCAATGCACAGAACGGGTGCGCTTCATGGTCTGGCCCGGGGTGGCGCCCGTGACTCTCCTCTTGCGGCCAGCGGGTTCCTGTTTTTTGATGGACGTGGTGACCGGTGGAGCCTCCGGGGAACTGGGATGTTCTGAAGTTGTGTAGTCGTGCACTCGCCGCATGTGGTCGAACAAATTCCATCTCCGGGGAAATCCGTATCCTGGGACGGACCTTTCGCAGCCCTCCCAAAGGCAAAGATTGGGGTTATCTCCATGGCCATGCAGTCCGTGTGCCTCGCGCTCGTGGCGGAACAAGCAAGCGTTGGATGAGAAGCGAAGTTGAGCGTCCAGGCAAACATCCACCTTGCACCGATAGGGCTTCAAGTGGGAGTCTAGGTATTTGCTGTTGATGCCGGTTAGCCTCTGGGGTCTGGCAGTGCCAATGTAAAAGGGAGAACTTGCTGGTAAGCGCATTTCTGCGTAGTTGGCGTGTGGTTGCAGGTCTTGTCTCCAGTGGCATATGGGCAGTGGTATTTTTCATCGCTGTGAGTGGGCATAGAGTAAAAGGGATGGTCCCGTGGATTCCGTGCCTCGGCATTGTCCTTGGGCTTTGGCCGAACTGGATCCCTCAAAGGCATAGATGGGAAAAATTCCGGATCGGTCTTCACTTGGGGCTGAGACGAGGCTGGCAGGGCCGCCCGACGCGATGACCGGATCGGTCTGATGGTTCTAGGTAACGCACAGTTAGTCACCAGGATTCGAGGgacagccttggccttcGTGATACTCACTTGTTGGGGTCCTGTTCAGTAAGCACCGTGTTGAGGAACAAAGGCTCCATTGGATTAACTCCCTGGTTACCAATAGAAGTGAAGTCTCCAAGAAGGGCATCGTCGGTGGCTATAAACGAAGAAAAGCCCAGGTGCGAACACGAGGAAGTGACAGAGACATCATTGCTAGCCTCCGTTAAGGGGGGAGAGATTGGAACCGGTTGGAAAATGCCCGATGAAAGCTGATCTAGATTTTCTCTGGGGTATTGtccagcatcatccatcatggaATTCCAGGGGTCTTCTGGGCTCATGGTCAACTGGCCATCTCCTGTGTGTGAACTGTGCTCATCGGAGTAGGTATCATCTGGGGTGCCACTGTGCATGTCGGGATCACTGTCAAAAAAGTCCATATAGGAGTATTTCAATTCCTCGGACATATCACTGCTGTCATTGGGGTCTTGTTGGACTGCTGGGAAGTCCGTCATCCCTGGAAACATCACATCATTGGGCCCAACCATGGGTGTCATCAGCTGATGAGACATGGAGAATGCAAGCATGTGCACCGCGGGAGAGTCCggcttggaagaagagatggCCTGGTCGAGGGGCTCGGAACCATTCATGGTCCAGTCCTTCATGTCCTGGGGGGTTCCATGGGCTGTGCGGAGACTGGAGCGAAAAGATGAATTGCTTGGGCCGACCAAGTCATCACCCTGGATTGGTCGGGAAGCCCGGTTGGAGATGGACTGAACTCCGGAGTTCAGTCCAGACTGTGAAAGAGAGACCCGGTCTGGGTCATTGGACCTGAGCGACATTATGGATGGGTGAGTCGCAGTATACACTGTTGATGCATGATGTTAGTGACCTACAATTCGACAGCGCAAACATAAAACAGCAGAAAACGATAAAGATGCCCGAGGTATCCCGGGTGGGTCGAAGACCTAGAGTCCGATGTTAGCAGTGTCATCTAGGTTAGCGATTCGCAAGTTGACGCACCGAAGACGTTTTGGAGGCCAAGGCAATCCGAAGGCAGAGGGGCGCATGGTcctggaagaaaaaaaaaaaatggcTGTTTGTAGAAACGTCCGGTTCATCCTCTGGAATAGATCCGAGCTCTCAAGGGAATAAAACAGGGCGCCATGTAAAGCTGAAGCTAGTCCAGTGCTACTAGTTGTGCCAGGGAGTGGTATCATCAtggtcgtcgtcatcatcatcatccgcgGCAGTCCAGGTAAAAAGGTCTTGATTTCCTCGGCAGTATAGTTCGTATTCAGCAGCATGGCTATGAGTCAATGTCCTGGGGTAAGTGACGAAGCAGGCGCTTCGAATCCATGTTGAATAGAGAGCACATTAACTCTCATCCTGTAGACTCCGTGGCAAGGGAGACAACATCGTCGGAAGACCAAGGCCAGTATACCATCATTCGAACATCATTCGTGAGTCTAGGGATCAACATCATTATTTCGTATCCTTGTGGGGAACAATCCATCCGGGGGGTTGGGCATCCCGTGGCAGAAATGGCAACATAGTCCAGGGATCAATCCATGCACTCGACTTCAGGCTTGAAGACGAGGCCAGTATGGCCAGCGGGGGAAATGTCCAGGGCAAGATCCAGTGGCAGTGTTTTGAGGCAAGTGAGTGTGCAACATTAACATCACTCAAGATGAGTCCGGTCACGCAGCGGCTGCTGCGGACGAGTATCCATGgcagcaaaagaaaaagaaaaacatcatcatcgaatCAGCCTTGGCAGAGGCTCCGGCAGTTCTTTTAGGGTCCATGGACAGGATCCTGGAGATTCAAGTGTCGACGGCATCCTCGGGAGAACAAGATAACGCAGTACAGGTCCGGCGACAAAAGAGAGCGCAAGCGCATAGGAATAAGGAAAGTGTGATGGGGACTACCTATTGACTCTGTTGGTGTGCAGACTAAGGGCAGCCTGGCAAGGGGAGAAAGCGACAAGCAGAAAGCAAATCCTGTCCTGGGAGGGGATAGTATGTATATATGGAAAGAAGTCCTGCTGGGAATCAAGGTAGAACTCTGATGGGGAGGGGAGAGTTCCACGTCCAGTTGAAGCAAATGTTGTTGTAGTGTTTAAGCGATGGATAAAAGGGGGGGGTATCTTGAAAAGGATCAacaagaagggaaaaaagggatctcgaagaagttgggaagggaagagaaagagacggGAAGGATCGAGGGGGATCCGCAGGTATTTAGCCGATGGGCAGGATGGGAGTCTACGTGCGCTGGCAAATAATACGATGTGATGTGATGGCCTGTGCAGCAGGGAGCGGTGAACTGGCGACGGGTGATTGGCATAGCGAGAGGGTCGGGAGGATTGTTTGGCGAGACGGGTGTCCACGTCTACGAGTGAGACGTTCCGAGGCTGCAGGAGCTGCGTTGCAAGCACATGGATTATGATTTGGTCTACTCCGTATCTAGTCAAACCTCACGGGTGGGCGGATCGGCGCGAGCCTTGCCGACCCACCGTTGGGCAGCAATGCGCTCACTAGTTTCATCCTTTTGTGCGTCAGCATGGGCCAAATAGGGGGATGCAATCAACCAGGCAGTGGGAAGATGGATTGGTcagagaaaaaagaaagatggtAATAGGGTGTCGTTCAGCAATCCGAAGATTTCAGGTGAACTATGCTTTGGAATATTGTTGCTCATCATCCAGGAGGAAGGGGCCCTGCGGTCGGCAGAGAgggaaaaggagagaaaCATGATTGCTTACCTGGTAAAGATGGGGGGCGCGATGAGAACCGGGGTGGTCAAGTCAGTCAATCAGTCAGTCAGGGGGGGCGGTTGATGAAACACCAGGGGAGGTGAGAGTCGAGTTGTGGgtgaaagaagaaaagagcgcaggagaaaagagagaaagtGCGGAGGTCACGTGGCAcgtttgcactgtttgtTGGGGTGCCTAGAGGTACACTCGGGCACTTGCTGCTTGCTTGCGGTGCAGCACACCCACCGCCATTACTATGAACTGGACGGGCGGCCAGCTGCGGCGCCATTCGGCTGCGAGAACGGGGGCATTGACCAGAGCTCAGCGACAGAACTTTATTAGGTCCCGGCTGAAAGCGTCCAGCACCTCCAAAGTGGCTCACCCACCAGGCCCATTCCAGTGGGAAAGCTTTGCTTCTAGAGAGGGCCAAGACAGGGCCCAGGCAGCCTCGAGACCGAAGTCAGTGGTCAATTGCTTCGAGTTCATAGGGGGTTTGTCGGTCCTTCTTGCACTGCTAACTCTCCATGTCTTCTCCTAGAGCCAAGGAGTCTGTCCCTCCGTCACCGGCACCAAAGACCAATCATCTGGAAGGAATCAAGCGCAAGCTCCTCCAGAAATGCGATTGGGCCGCCATATCGACCACTCGTCCTTTGAGCGTCGCGTTCGCTCCGGTCGAGGAAACGGAGAGGTTTGGAAAGCGACGAAGACTGAACGACCACGATAGGAGGCGATTGAATGCTCATGGACCCGGAGCGGACCTCACGCTGGCCCAGTCCGACCAAGGACGGACTAATTGTACTCTTCTCAATGTGGACGCTGGGGAGGTCCACATCCGAATCAATGGTCGTTCCACCGGTCTCCAGTCCACTGACAGCCAAGGAAACAATGGCTCGTCCCAGTCAATGCTTTTTGATCGCGAGGAATCTGCCCTCCCAGGCAGGGAAAAGGGGACCATCCACACTGACCGTCTGTTGCCGAGATCCAACCCGAATTCCTTCCAGTCCCACAAAACACTGCCGTCTTTCCCTCGGCGAGCCGCACTGGTTCAATTGCCGGACAATCACCAGTCTGTGCAAACATCGCACAAATTTGTAGACGACTCCGACACGCGACATCAACTAGTAGATGAGAAAAACGAAGCAACGGGATCTCAGTCGTCGACTATCGGCCGCTCGGGCTCCGTTTCTTCCATACTAAGAGGACACAGGCATTTCACAATTGATGACCAATGCCTCGCGGAGCAGATGGGTTGCAGTGTCGGCCTGGTGCCTCAGCGGCAAATCGACACCGCAGTCGAAACTCGGTCGAATCAGCATGACCAATCTTCACCTCTGTGTCCCTCGGAGGCGGGTCGAGGAGCACGGAGTTGGCTTGGGAAGCCATGCAATGCCATCGAACGAACCATACGCACAAGCCGTCCCGATTCGCGTTGCACAGAAAAAAGCAGCCCAGATACCGATGCAGCGCGTGTTCTACGCGCATGGGGCCCCCTAGTTCTTCGAGCAGATGCAACCCGGGGGCGGAGCGGTACATCACCACTGAGGATCTTCGGACAGGAAGTCGCCTTGAGCGGCAAGCTgaccaccagcaacagccacGAACGAGCGTGTGGTCTGCCCGAAAGTGCCCGGTGGTGTCCCAGCGCCGCTCGTACGTCTACGGTATTTGGCCAGCACTTTtcgctgccatcttcatcatcgccggACCCGCTTCTCGGCCATCCTTCTTAACTGGGCTATAACATTTATGAAAACCGACCCTCCATGGCAGGATATCCCTGTGTCCGGTATGAATAATCGTTGATGTGATATTCTAGATCTCTATATTCCTGGTGAGATGATCTGAGTATGTAAGACAAGTCAGAAAATATAACTAGCCTTGCGGCGTGAAGAGTTAGTAATAGGAGTGAGCCGGTCCCGGCCATCACCCCCCGGGACCGGGTGCCATCCGCCTGC of the Penicillium psychrofluorescens genome assembly, chromosome: 1 genome contains:
- a CDS encoding uncharacterized protein (ID:PFLUO_002193-T1.cds;~source:funannotate), whose translation is MDPEKPAARDELVSPPVEQPQDARSRKEPRLDPHGLPLVPQPTEHRDDPLNWHPALKLSIALQVSWLALLGPFASAVANPAFVLMAKSFQQGVVETSYELTLYLVFAGIGPLLIVPLARQYGRRPVYLAGNLLAAVTSIAAGYCETWAGIMVTRVFNGLGGGSVMAMGAAVICDLYFQHQRGVFMGIYTLCLTSGAHFAPLVGGFVANSLGWRACFYIPGYIQLGTFVLSVFCLPETLYSEGREEPYREQSYVQNISFTRSRVPAGLPRIRDFVRPFEMLRLLPILLPAILYMTCFGYGTVLFALTGAQLFTSIYGFTTPQTGLMLSIPLLIGGLIGELSAGWVTDWLSNRHAQKNNGERLPEARLNAIWGALLVPVGIIIEGVCLSHPETAHWVGSAFGMGIANMGLQITTTTIYAYATDCYKPQSVEISTIFNAFRQIFSCLISFYALPFAERIGIQYAWLTLALIVVVLLVPVLMLKVYGSRWRTLPSQTPPEQAEDHR
- a CDS encoding uncharacterized protein (ID:PFLUO_002194-T1.cds;~source:funannotate), with the protein product MPLVILTGYPCSGLSHRARQLASLLDKAQDELFASTSCPLKSRFKVHVVPSHDASHPRTVYDHARTEKEARGVAYARAKRVLARDSIVILDGMNYIKGWRYQLWCEAKAASTTCCVVHVGTPVDQCVANNDSRLRQTAQQPQLNDKPTTTAEGAPAEDDEEPYPPDLLNNLIFRYEEPSTHSRWDKPLFTVPWSDPEPPVADIFHALTGVQLPSAHTEAEESQISNLAETLASSTISETASIATGTRTVGRGGGVSTRPKVVQHQATAQAAATDPSALYAMEKRTSSIVAALRTFTQSHPSAEAALAQSSNNKGISITVPDASIPVFIPAHVATAGTTNELAGAGGILTLPRLQRLRRQWISLNRAYIGHGHGVGQGGLTADQIGDAFVRFLNADLSGEANENVAA
- a CDS encoding uncharacterized protein (ID:PFLUO_002195-T1.cds;~source:funannotate), with product MRLPASSPFYIGTARPQRLTGINSKYLDSHLKPYRCKVDVCLDAQLRFSSNACLFRHEREAHGLHGHGDNPNLCLWEGCERSVPGYGFPRRWNLFDHMRRVHDYTTSEHPSSPEAPPVTTSIKKQEPAGRKRRVTGATPGQTMKRTRSVHCQATSFKANQSSAHQGHRLQNAERSYYNCRSRLLEELGSITPQDTTMHDKVNASLQELFTLGLNYRHIEASHTMPQPANASPSA
- a CDS encoding uncharacterized protein (ID:PFLUO_002196-T1.cds;~source:funannotate), whose product is MSLRSNDPDRVSLSQSGLNSGVQSISNRASRPIQGDDLVGPSNSSFRSSLRTAHGTPQDMKDWTMNGSEPLDQAISSSKPDSPAVHMLAFSMSHQLMTPMVGPNDVMFPGMTDFPAVQQDPNDSSDMSEELKYSYMDFFDSDPDMHSGTPDDTYSDEHSSHTGDGQLTMSPEDPWNSMMDDAGQYPRENLDQLSSGIFQPVPISPPLTEASNDVSVTSSCSHLGFSSFIATDDALLGDFTSIGNQGVNPMEPLFLNTVLTEQDPNK